Within Amycolatopsis sp. cg5, the genomic segment ACGGCGATCGCGTCGAGTTCCGTGCCGACGCCGATCACGGTCACGCCGGACTGGAGGTACGCGGCGGTCAGCGCGCCGGCGAACCCGGCGAGCAGCCCGCTCATCGTGTACACCGCGATCTTGGTGCGGGCCACCGGCAGGCCCATCAGCAGCGCGGACGACTCGGCGCCGCCGGTGGCGAACACCGACTGCCCGAACCGCGTCCGTCGCAAAAGGACACCACCGGCGAGGCACAGCGCAGCGGCGATGTAGACCGGATACCCGATACCGAGGAAAGTCCCTTGGCCCAAGCGAAGGAAGACAGCGTCACCCGGGATCTTGAACGTCGTCGACCCCTCGCTGGTGATCGCCAGCAGCAGCCCGCGTGCGAACAGTAGCGACGCCAGCGTGACGATGAACGGCGCCATTCCCGTGCGCGCCACCAGTATCCCGTTGATCAGCCCGATGATCCCGCACACGGCGAGCGGCAGCAGGAGCGAGCCGAAGAACCCCCATTGCGAGCCGTACGCCGCGAGCACACCGCCCAGCGCGTACACCGAGCCGACCGACAGGTCGATACCGCCGGTGATGATCACGAACGTCATGCCGAGCGCGATGACCAGCAGGAACGAGCTCTGCAGCGCCAGGTCACGCAGGTTCCCGAGCGAGCCGAAGCGCGGGAACGCGATCCACGCGACGGCGATGACCACGACGAGCACGACCGCCGCGCCCTGCCGCTGCAGCAGGCTCGCCCACCGCTCCCGGTTGGCCTGGACCGTGGTCGCCGTCATCGCGTGCTCCGCTCTCGTGCGACGTAGACGGCCGCGATGATGATCGCCGCCTGCACCATCTGCGTGGCCGAATCCGGCAGGTCGTGCTTGATCAGCGTGGCGCGGACGAGCTGCATCAGCACCGCGCCCATGACCGTGCCGAGCACCCGTACCCGCCCGCCGGTCAGCGGCGTGCCGCCGACGACCACCGCGGTGATCGCCGAAAGTTCCATCAGCAGCCCGATGTCCGCCGGGTCGCTGGCGCCGAGCCGCGCGGTCGCCAGTACGCCCGCGACCCCGGCGAGCACGCCGCAGATCGCGTAGACGCCGATGAGCACGCGCTTCACGGGCAACCCGGCCAGCGCGCTCGCGGACCGGTTCCCGCCGATCGCCACCAGCTGACGCCCGAACGTGGTCCGCTGCACCAGCAGCCCGACGCCGACCGCGAGCACCGCCGCGACCAGCACGCTCACCGGGATGCCGAACACGTCGCCGTTGCCCAGCGACAGGAACTCCGGCGACCGGACCTCGACGAGCTTGCCCTCGGCGATCACGAGCGCGAGCCCTCGCCCGCCGACCAAGAGCCCGAGCGTGGCCACGATCGGCTGAATTCCGAGCTGTGCCACCAGAAATCCGTTGAACAACCCGGCGGCCAGCCCGACCACGAGCGCGACCAGCACGGCCAGCAGCGGTCCGTACCCGAGATAGAGCGGGATGAGCGCGGCGGACAACGCCATCACCGCGCCGACGGACAGGTCGACGCCCTCGGTGCCGATGACCAGCGCCATCCCGAGCGCCACGATGCACACCGGCGCCGCTTGCAACAGCTGGGTGCGGAAGTTGGCGGCGGACACGAAGTTCTCGGTGAACAGCAGGTTGAACGCGAACAACCCGGCGACCGCCAGGTAGACGCCGTACTCCTGCAACCATCTGGTCCGCGTCATGAGCGCGTCCCCGCGATCGCGGCCAGCACGTTCTTCTCGGTGACGTCCTCACCGCTCAGCTCACCGGCGACGGTCCCGTCGCGCAGCACCACGATCCGGTCGGCGCCGTCGATGAGCTCCTCCATTTCGGACGAGATCAGCAGCACGGCGAGCCCTTCGCGCGCGAGTTCGTCGATCAGGGCCTGCACCTCGGCCTTCGCGCCGACGTCGATGCCGCGGCTCGGTTCGTCGAGCAGCAGCACCTTCGGCTGAGTGCAGAGCCAGCGGGCGAGCAGCACCTTCTGCTGGTTGCCGCCGGACAACTCGGCGACCTTCTGATCGGGGCTGGACGCCTTGATACGCAGGCGTTTCATGAACGTGTCCACGATCCTGTCCTGTTTGGACCGGCTGACCAGCCCGAACCGGGACAGCCGGGGGAGCGCGGCGAGCGCGATGTTCTCGCGGACGGACAGGTTCGGGATGATCCCGTCGGCCTTGCGGTCCTCGGCGAGCAGGCTGATCCCGGCGCGCATGGCCTGGGCGACCGTGCGCTTGACCGGCTTCCCGGCGAGCAGCACGGTGCCACCGTCGAGCGGCAGCGCGCCGATGATCGCGCGTGCGGTCTCGCTGCGGCCGGAGCCGAGCAGCCCGGCGAGCCCGACGACCTCACCCGGCCTGACCGTCACCGACACGTCGTTGATCCTGGTGCCGCTGGTCAGGTTTTCCGCCCGCAGCAACGGTTCCTTCGATGCGTGGTGATCCTCGCCGAAACCCGTCGTGCCGTGTTCACGGATGTCGCTGACCGCCCGGCCGAGCATCATCGACACCAGCTCGATCCTGGGCAGGTCCGCCAGCGGTCCACTGTGGACGAGTTTGCCGTCGCGCAGCACGGTGACCTGGTCGCAGATCCGGTACAGCTCGTCCATCCGGTGACTCACATAGAGGATCGCGATGCCCTCGCGGTGCAGCCGTTCGATGACCGTGAACAGCGTCTCGACCTCGCGAGGCTCCAAAGAGGACGTCGGCTCGTCCATGATGACCACCCGCGCGTCGAGCGAGACCGCGCGGGCGAGCGCCACCATCTGCTGCGCGCCGACGCCCAGGCTGGCCAGCGGCTTGCGCACGTCGGCCGTGATGCCGTACCCCGCGAGGAGTTCAGTGGAGTCGGCGTTGAGCTTGCGCCAGTCGATCAGGCCCCGGTTGCGAGGCTCGCGGCCGAGGAACACGTTGGCCGCGATGCTCATCAGCGGGATGAGGTTGACCTCTTGGTAGATCGTGGAGATCCCGGCCTGCTGCGCCTGGATCGGCTTGGCGAAGGTCACCGGGGCGCCGTGGTGCCGCAGCACCCCGCCGTCCGGCTGATAGACCCCGGTCAGCACCTTGATCAGGGTGGACTTCCCGGCACCGTTCTCCCCGACGAGCGCGTGCACCTCGCCGGGTCTCAGCGTGAACGAGACCCGGTCGAGTGCCTTGACGCCGAGGAACTCCTTGGAGACTTCGACGGCTTCCAGCACGGTTGTGCCCTCTCAGTAAGCGTTCGCGACCTTCTGCGACGCGTTG encodes:
- a CDS encoding sugar ABC transporter ATP-binding protein, producing the protein MLEAVEVSKEFLGVKALDRVSFTLRPGEVHALVGENGAGKSTLIKVLTGVYQPDGGVLRHHGAPVTFAKPIQAQQAGISTIYQEVNLIPLMSIAANVFLGREPRNRGLIDWRKLNADSTELLAGYGITADVRKPLASLGVGAQQMVALARAVSLDARVVIMDEPTSSLEPREVETLFTVIERLHREGIAILYVSHRMDELYRICDQVTVLRDGKLVHSGPLADLPRIELVSMMLGRAVSDIREHGTTGFGEDHHASKEPLLRAENLTSGTRINDVSVTVRPGEVVGLAGLLGSGRSETARAIIGALPLDGGTVLLAGKPVKRTVAQAMRAGISLLAEDRKADGIIPNLSVRENIALAALPRLSRFGLVSRSKQDRIVDTFMKRLRIKASSPDQKVAELSGGNQQKVLLARWLCTQPKVLLLDEPSRGIDVGAKAEVQALIDELAREGLAVLLISSEMEELIDGADRIVVLRDGTVAGELSGEDVTEKNVLAAIAGTRS
- a CDS encoding ABC transporter permease, whose product is MTRTRWLQEYGVYLAVAGLFAFNLLFTENFVSAANFRTQLLQAAPVCIVALGMALVIGTEGVDLSVGAVMALSAALIPLYLGYGPLLAVLVALVVGLAAGLFNGFLVAQLGIQPIVATLGLLVGGRGLALVIAEGKLVEVRSPEFLSLGNGDVFGIPVSVLVAAVLAVGVGLLVQRTTFGRQLVAIGGNRSASALAGLPVKRVLIGVYAICGVLAGVAGVLATARLGASDPADIGLLMELSAITAVVVGGTPLTGGRVRVLGTVMGAVLMQLVRATLIKHDLPDSATQMVQAAIIIAAVYVARERSTR
- a CDS encoding ABC transporter permease, translated to MTATTVQANRERWASLLQRQGAAVVLVVVIAVAWIAFPRFGSLGNLRDLALQSSFLLVIALGMTFVIITGGIDLSVGSVYALGGVLAAYGSQWGFFGSLLLPLAVCGIIGLINGILVARTGMAPFIVTLASLLFARGLLLAITSEGSTTFKIPGDAVFLRLGQGTFLGIGYPVYIAAALCLAGGVLLRRTRFGQSVFATGGAESSALLMGLPVARTKIAVYTMSGLLAGFAGALTAAYLQSGVTVIGVGTELDAIAVVVIGGTLLTGGAGTIIGTVIGVGLRNVIQSVINQIGTLDSNFQSVVSGGFLLVVVVVQRWLAKSRNA